Proteins encoded within one genomic window of Episyrphus balteatus chromosome 1, idEpiBalt1.1, whole genome shotgun sequence:
- the LOC129921270 gene encoding nidogen, whose product MKVNKMTSFCKFVHFVCMVIVLGFLDTANTQYQHYLDSSNFNELYRHTDEPIIEVLKLGDSEYSFMQLETPIHFYSETYDHIYINTNGILTFITQFPEYLNQPFPLEYPSIAPFFSNVDTTGANDSTIISLFKSQNPEKLQKANGLIRSIFPDEYDFEATTLYVATWENVGYYDGKTDKLNTFQAVIICNLDETYVQFIYPKGGINWLQADTGELGLPDVRAQAGFISEDGRFFNIDGSATDNARYFSEMSNIGIDGVFLYHVGLLDFESNISDAVSQETITEHAAPRSCAEGHLGTCHSSASCIDKSDGFCCKCLKGYYGNGQSCIKNTVPIRVSGSLSGNINNQPVDTSAKLQSYIVMQDGRSYTAINPLSHDLGAQLKLALPVVSSIGWLFAKPLSAEGLNGYQLTGGRLVHNSELIFKSGEVLHVNQTFEGLNHWDQQTVKIDINGHVPQIRYDEKIQISDYIDELTFTSRNTISSTGEHYIEIPSQNKVIAFELNQKISFESCHLDHETDPTGTTILEKISKITLDYFPQDQALRTGLLAKIGVDVAMNACSDGSANCGQNTVCVPEEDSYSCVCMNGFAPDVIDGDREICVDIDECQTGSHICDDNARCDNTLGGYNCLCYEGYYGNGHECSPIGGNYIVESTTGSSEEDANIIDQERREETLRIQEEQRREEEARQAARDEQWKESQLKKEQERIDEYNRREEEERRMEESWRQEEIRREGERKQQEAERNNERREFEARQEEERRAAERMENERREEEEKMESERRQNEEREQDRADEEKWGYGRREEDKEENGTEQPEQSSDCYRCSKDANCVEGHCQCREGHEGNGFTCEYICNPDESWEDGKCVPSTVEPNCGFFGDCSCPEGYELASDENICRSIGSNDLGNDIVTCDVDDTCHQNATCEWSEQEMRHICICIHGFAGDGFKCSRIDESCTTNPSLCGNHATCEYNESIGKSECKCEPRYEGDGILCKLAPECRSDVECGQSAYCDKGVCQCIEGYERDLSDFCVPAGMCGGTYCADNAMCKWDNKQHVQYCECMEGYMGDGVSSCKSIPTSCRVRNTCGVHATCEPSRTDANMFECICNPGFYGDGYLCIEEQNCQNTPSMCDPNASCQSINSGIACVCNPGYLGNGTICRERPTYDSGFLLISQGVVIVRVPFNGKQSRPISVASMAIGLDKDCIEGRVYWGDISAKKIISAKYDGTDTRPFITEDIESPEGIAIDSVSRRIYWADSVKDTIEVASLDDPKMRAVLVNKNLVNPRGIAVDPYREKLYWSDWNRESPKIEMSDLDGTGRQILVDMSRVVLPNSLVVLKNSGELCFADAGSHKIECIDSYSKEIRTVVSDLSYPFGLSATDNSFYWTDWTTKKLERVDFDGTRHQGMRTRVFGSHKMYGMTAVEDYCPQGSSPCQINNGGCPLERICLANRNSPSGKSCKCTKMSKTCDVQFYDENFQQFV is encoded by the exons ATCAATACAAATGGCATCTTAACATTTATCACTCAATTTCCTGAATACCTAAATCAACCATTCCCATTGGAATACCCATCAATTGCACCATTTTTCTCCAACGTCGATACAACCGGTGCAAATGACTCAACCATTATCAGTCTTTTCAAGTCACAAAATCCTGAGAAACTCCAAAAAGCAAATGGTCTTATTCGCAGTATATTTCCCGATGAATATGATTTTGAAGCAACAACATTGTATGTGGCTACATGGGAGAATGTTGGTTATTATGATGGTAAAACTGATAAGTTAAATACTTTTCAG GCTGTTATAATTTGCAACTTGGACGAAACCTATGTGCAATTTATCTACCCTAAGGGCGGCATCAATTGGTTGCAAGCCGATACTGGAGAACTTGGTCTACCTGATGTTCGAGCTCAAGCTGGTTTTATTTCGGAAGATGGAAGATTCTTCAACATTGATGGATCTGCAACTGATAAT GCTAGGTACTTCAGTGAGATGTCAAACATTGGTATCGATGGAGTCTTCCTCTACCACGTAGGTCTCCTAGACTTCGAGTCAAACATTTCCGACGCAGTTAGTCAGGAGACTATTACAGAGCATGCAGCTCCAAGATCCTGTGCCGAAGGTCATTTGGGAACTTGTCATTCGTCAGCTTCATGCATCGACAAATCAGATGGATTTTGTTGCAAGTGTCTCAAAGGTTACTACGGAAACGGTCAGTCATGTATCAAAAACACAGTCCCTATTCGAGTGTCTGGATCGCTAAGCGGAAATATTAACAATCAACCTGTTGACACATCTGCTAAGCTGCAATCATACATTGTTATGCAAGATGGCCGCAGTTATACCGCCATTAATCCCCTCAGTCACGATTTGGGCGCCCAACTTAAGTTGGCTCTGCCAGTTGTAAGTTCGATTGGATGGCTCTTCGCAAAACCACTTTCCGCCGAAGGTTTGAATGGCTACCAGTTGACCGGTGGCAGACTTGTTCATAACTCTGAGCTGATATTCAAATCTGGTGAAGTTCTGCATGTAAATCAAACATTCGAAGGTTTGAACCATTGGGATCAACAAACAGTTAAGATCGATATCAATGGACATGTTCCACAAATTAGGTATGAtgagaaaattcaaatttctgatTATATCGACGAGCTAACCTTCACATCGCGGAATACAATTTCGTCAACTGGAGAGCATTATATTGAAATTCCATCACAGAACAAAGTGATTGCTTTTGAGCTGAATCAAAAGATTTCATTCGAATCATGCCATTTGGATCATGAAACTGATCCAACTGGAACAACAATTCTTgagaaaatttccaaaatcaccTTGGATTACTTCCCACAAGATCAGGCTCTTCGAACTGGATTATTGGCGAAGATCGGTGTTGATGTTGCTATGAATGCTTGTTCGGATGGTTCAGCAAATTGCGGGCAAAATACTGTTTGTGTGCCGGAAGAGGACTCATACAGCTGTGTTTGTATGAATGGCTTTGCTCCAGATGTGATCGATGGAGATCGAGAAATTTGCGTTGATATTGATGAATGTCAGACAGGATCGCATATTTGTGATGACAATGCTAGATGTGATAACACTCTTGGTGGTTATAACTGCCTTTGTTATGAAGGTTATTATGGAAACGGACATGAATGTAGTCCAATTGGTGGAAATTATATTGTTGAATCAACAACAGGAAGTAGTGAAGAGGATGCCAATATTATCGATCAAGAGAGAAGAGAAGAAACATTGAGGATACAAGAAGAGCAAAGGAGAGAAGAAGAAGCTAGACAAGCTGCTAGGGACGAACAATGGAAAGAGAGTCAATTGAAAAAAGAACAAGAGAGAATTGATGAGTATAATAGGCGAGAGGAAGAAGAAAGAAGAATGGAAGAATCATGGCGTCAAGAGGAGATTCGAAGAGAAGGTGAGAGGAAACAACAAGAAGCTGAGAGAAATAATGAGCGAAGAGAATTTGAAGCTAGACAAGAAGAGGAGAGAAGAGCAGCTGAGAGAATGGAAAATGAGCGCAGGGAGGAAGAAGAGAAGATGGAATCGGAGAGAAGACAAAATGAAGAAAGAGAACAAGATAGGGCAGATGAAGAGAAATGGGGATATGGAAGGAGGGAAGAAGACAAGGAAGAAAATGGAACAGAGCAGCCAGAACAAAGTTCAGATTGTTAT CGTTGTTCAAAGGATGCCAATTGTGTAGAGGGCCATTGCCAATGCCGCGAAGGACACGAAGGAAATGGTTTCACTTGCGAATACATTTGCAATCCCGACGAAAGCTGGGAGGATGGCAAATGTGTTCCCTCCACAGTTGAACCAAATTGCGGATTTTTCGGTGATTGTTCCTGTCCCGAAGGATATGAACTGGCTTCAGATGAAAACATTTGTCGGTCTATTGGCTCTAATGACCTCGGTAATGATATAG TTACCTGTGATGTTGATGATACATGCCATCAGAATGCAACTTGCGAATGGTCCGAACAAGAAATGCGtcacatttgcatttgcattcaTGGTTTTGCCGGTGATGGCTTCAAATGCAGCCGAATTGATGAGTCATGTACAACG AATCCAAGTTTGTGTGGAAATCATGCTACCTGCGAATATAACGAATCAATTGGCAAATCCGAATGCAAGTGCGAACCACGATACGAAGGTGATGGAATCCTATGCAAACTCGCTCCCGAATGTCGTTCCGATGTGGAATGCGGTCAGTCAGCGTATTGTGATAAGGGCGTCTGCCAATGCATCGAAGGATACGAACGTGACTTGTCAGACTTTTGTGTACCGGCTGGCATGTGCGGTGGAACTTATTGCGCTGACAATGCTATGTGCAAATGGGATAACAAACAACATGTTCAGTATTGCGAGTGTATGGAAGGATATATGGGTGATGGAGTTAGCAGTTGCAAGAGTATACCAACATCGTGTCGCGTAAGGAATACATGTGGGGTGCATGCTACTTGCGAACCATCTAGAAC tGATGCAAATATGTTTGAATGTATATGCAATCCTGGATTCTATGGCGATGGATATCTTTGTATTGAGGAGCAGAATTGTCAGAATACACCATCAATGTGCGATCCAAATGCTAGTTGTCAGTCGATAAATAGTGGTATTGCTTGTGTTTGCAATCCTG GATATCTCGGCAATGGAACAATATGCCGAGAAAGGCCAACATacgattctggatttttattaaTAAGTCAAGGAGTTGTCATCGTGCGTGTGCCATTCAATGGCAAACAAAGTCGACCCATTTCAGTTGCTTCTATGGCAATTGGACTCGATAAAGATTGCATCGAAGGACGTGTCTATTGGGGTGATATATCAGCGAAGAAAATCATCAGTGCTAAATATGATGGCACAGATACTCGTCCGTTTATCACAGAAG ATATCGAATCACCAGAGGGCATTGCAATTGATTCAGTATCTCGACGTATCTATTGGGCCGACTCGGTTAAGGACACAATTGAAGTGGCCAGCTTGGACGATCCCAAGATGAGAGCTGTATTGGTGAATAAAAATTTGGTCAATCCTCGAGGCATTGCTGTTGATCCATATAGAGA gaaactTTATTGGTCGGATTGGAATCGTGAATCACCAAAAATAGAAATGTCTGATTTGGATGGAACTGGTCGTCAAATTCTCGTCGATATGTCAAGGGTTGTCCTTCCAAATTCATTGGTAGTTCTTAAAAATAGTGGAGAATTGTGCTTTGCTGATGCTGGTAGTCACAAAATTGAGTGCATTGACTCATATTCGAAGGAGATTAGGACTGTTGTGTCGGATTTGTCATATCCATTTGGATTATCTGCCACCGATAATAGTTTCTATTGGACTGATTGGACAAC aaaaaaactTGAACGTGTCGACTTTGACGGTACCCGTCATCAAGGTATGCGCACTAGAGTCTTTGGAAGTCACAAAATGTACGGCATGACAGCTGTTGAAGACTATTGCCCTCAAGGCTCAAGTCCATGTCAAATAAATAATGGTGGATGTCCGTTGGAAAGGATTTGTCTGGCAAATCGAAACTCACCATCTGGTAAAAGTTGTAAATGCACAAAGATGTCAAAGACCTGCGATGTGCAATTTTATGATGAAAACTTTCAGCAATTTGTTTGA